A window from Callithrix jacchus isolate 240 chromosome 17, calJac240_pri, whole genome shotgun sequence encodes these proteins:
- the LOC100406671 gene encoding U8 snoRNA-decapping enzyme-like — translation MARARKVELAEALALGPDWRHACYALLHAPDPGILFGRLPLRYAILMQMRFDGRLGFPGGFVDSQDSSLEDGLNRGLLEQLGEAAAAFRVERPDYRSSHTGSGPHVVAHFYAKSLTLEQLSAVEASATRAKDHGLEVLGLVRVPLYTLRDGVGGLPTFLENCFIGAAREQLLDTLQDLGVVEAGAFSRLQTSARQ, via the exons ATGGCCCGGGCTCGCAAGGTGGAGCTGGCCGAGGCTCTGGCTCTGGGGCCGGACTGGAGGCATGCCTGTTATGCGCTCCTGCACGCGCCGGATCCTGGGATTCTCTTTGGCCGCCTCCCTCTGCGCTATGCCATACTG ATGCAGATGCGCTTCGATGGGCGTTTGGGCTTCCCTGGGGGATTCGTGGACTCGCAAGACAGCAGCCTAGAGGATGGGCTGAACCGTGGTCTGCTGGAACAGCTGGGTGAGGCGGCGGCCGCCTTCCGCGTGGAGCGCCCTGACTACCGCAGCTCCCACACTGGGTCAGGGCCACATGTTGTGGCCCACTTCTATGCCAAGTCTCTGACACTCGAGCAGCTGTCGGCTGTGGAGGCCAGTGCAACACGCGCCAAGGACCAcgggctggag GTGCTGGGCCTGGTGAGAGTGCCCCTGTATACCCTGCGTGATGGTGTGGGAGGCCTGCCTACCTTTCTTGAGAATTGCTTTATTGGTGCTGCCCGGGAGCAGTTACTGGATACCCTCCAGGACTTGGGAGTGGTGGAAGCTGGTGCCTTCTCAAGGCTTCAGACCTCAGCTCGTCAGTAG
- the LOC100406671 gene encoding U8 snoRNA-decapping enzyme-like isoform X1: MARARKVELAEALALGPDWRHACYALLHAPDPGILFGRLPLRYAILVRGGRARTFPLWPCILPAALLLGAPANPSFLLSQMQMRFDGRLGFPGGFVDSQDSSLEDGLNRGLLEQLGEAAAAFRVERPDYRSSHTGSGPHVVAHFYAKSLTLEQLSAVEASATRAKDHGLEVLGLVRVPLYTLRDGVGGLPTFLENCFIGAAREQLLDTLQDLGVVEAGAFSRLQTSARQ, from the exons ATGGCCCGGGCTCGCAAGGTGGAGCTGGCCGAGGCTCTGGCTCTGGGGCCGGACTGGAGGCATGCCTGTTATGCGCTCCTGCACGCGCCGGATCCTGGGATTCTCTTTGGCCGCCTCCCTCTGCGCTATGCCATACTGGTAAGGGGAGGGCGCGCCCGGACCTTTCCACTTTGGCCCTGCATCCTCCCTGCGGCGCTACTCTTGGGTGCCCCTGCCAATCCCAGCTTCCTCCTCTCGCAGATGCAGATGCGCTTCGATGGGCGTTTGGGCTTCCCTGGGGGATTCGTGGACTCGCAAGACAGCAGCCTAGAGGATGGGCTGAACCGTGGTCTGCTGGAACAGCTGGGTGAGGCGGCGGCCGCCTTCCGCGTGGAGCGCCCTGACTACCGCAGCTCCCACACTGGGTCAGGGCCACATGTTGTGGCCCACTTCTATGCCAAGTCTCTGACACTCGAGCAGCTGTCGGCTGTGGAGGCCAGTGCAACACGCGCCAAGGACCAcgggctggag GTGCTGGGCCTGGTGAGAGTGCCCCTGTATACCCTGCGTGATGGTGTGGGAGGCCTGCCTACCTTTCTTGAGAATTGCTTTATTGGTGCTGCCCGGGAGCAGTTACTGGATACCCTCCAGGACTTGGGAGTGGTGGAAGCTGGTGCCTTCTCAAGGCTTCAGACCTCAGCTCGTCAGTAG